One Marinibacterium anthonyi genomic region harbors:
- a CDS encoding Site-specific recombinase XerD, with product MLPKGVHRVRRKLASGKSRFHFYAWRGRGAPKFWEDDKRNPTDPDFFVAFTECVERPAPAMLMTPALVDEFLDSAAMPKGERSKADLRKWALRFAEHFHDAPAVIFEEKGSRGEVNKWRAQWKHSPKQHDMSGTHAVRVLNWAVEEGKLSEHHCHKLPKLYEVDRSEIVWAPSDREGIDAIAPEWVCRLLCVACETGLRPGDLIKLAKTAVEQTPLGRRLRVRTNKRGRIAHIPITPELAQVIDTTPRDRLLILTNASGNQLTEHRASEGLRQWRDKAGLSKDLRLQDCRGTAATRLLNAGLSLSEIANHMGWSIRHAANVIEHYARVSPGETDAVLVKLAQAKGGGK from the coding sequence ATGCTCCCTAAAGGTGTCCATCGGGTTCGGCGCAAGCTGGCGAGCGGCAAGAGCCGCTTTCACTTCTACGCGTGGCGCGGACGCGGTGCCCCCAAGTTTTGGGAAGACGACAAGCGCAATCCGACCGATCCTGATTTCTTCGTGGCCTTCACAGAGTGTGTGGAGCGTCCGGCGCCGGCGATGCTCATGACTCCGGCCCTGGTGGACGAATTCCTTGACAGCGCGGCAATGCCCAAGGGCGAACGCTCCAAGGCCGATCTGCGTAAGTGGGCACTGCGCTTTGCGGAGCACTTCCACGACGCGCCGGCTGTGATCTTCGAGGAAAAGGGATCGCGCGGCGAAGTCAACAAATGGCGGGCGCAGTGGAAGCACTCACCCAAGCAGCACGACATGTCCGGCACCCATGCGGTTCGCGTCCTGAATTGGGCGGTCGAAGAAGGCAAGCTGTCCGAACACCACTGCCACAAGCTGCCCAAGCTCTATGAGGTTGATCGTTCAGAAATCGTCTGGGCGCCTTCGGATCGCGAGGGGATCGACGCCATAGCCCCTGAGTGGGTGTGCCGTCTTCTGTGCGTGGCCTGCGAAACCGGCCTCCGTCCTGGTGACTTGATCAAGCTGGCCAAGACGGCGGTGGAGCAAACCCCGCTCGGCCGTCGCCTTCGCGTCAGGACGAACAAGCGCGGGCGAATCGCGCATATCCCGATCACGCCGGAGCTGGCCCAGGTGATCGACACGACGCCACGGGACCGGCTGCTGATCCTGACGAATGCGAGCGGGAATCAACTGACCGAACACCGCGCCTCGGAGGGGCTGCGACAGTGGCGGGACAAGGCCGGGCTGAGCAAAGACCTGCGGTTGCAGGACTGCCGAGGAACGGCCGCTACCAGACTGCTGAATGCTGGTCTGAGCCTGTCGGAAATCGCCAATCACATGGGCTGGTCTATCCGCCATGCGGCGAACGTTATCGAACATTACGCCCGCGTTTCTCCGGGCGAAACAGATGCTGTGCTGGTCAAGCTGGCGCAGGCGAAAGGGGGCGGAAAGTGA
- a CDS encoding Transposase has protein sequence MTDGFRESTQSWREVLLDLKRRGLTQDPKLAIGDGALGFWTALREVFPSTQEQRCWLHKTMNVLNALPKSAQARAKGHLHDIWQAGTKAEANVAFNVFVETCGVKWDKAVAKLVKDRDALLTLYDYPAEHWKHIRSSNPIESTFATVRHRTRRTKGCLSRKTGRAMAFRLMMSAQKKWRKLDGRNRLPEVISGVEFRDGVRHSQAAA, from the coding sequence ATGACCGACGGCTTCCGCGAGAGCACCCAGAGCTGGCGCGAGGTGCTGCTCGATCTCAAGCGGCGCGGCCTCACGCAGGATCCCAAGCTCGCGATCGGCGACGGTGCCCTCGGCTTCTGGACGGCCCTGCGCGAAGTCTTCCCCTCGACGCAGGAGCAGCGGTGCTGGCTGCACAAGACCATGAACGTGCTGAACGCGCTGCCGAAATCGGCGCAGGCCAGGGCCAAGGGACACCTGCACGACATCTGGCAGGCCGGGACAAAGGCCGAAGCCAACGTCGCCTTCAACGTCTTCGTCGAAACCTGCGGCGTGAAATGGGACAAGGCGGTGGCCAAGCTGGTCAAGGACCGGGACGCGCTGCTGACCCTCTACGACTATCCGGCCGAGCACTGGAAACATATCCGGTCGTCAAACCCGATCGAGAGCACCTTCGCCACCGTCCGGCACCGCACCCGGCGAACCAAGGGCTGCCTGAGCCGAAAGACCGGGCGCGCCATGGCGTTCCGGCTGATGATGTCGGCGCAGAAGAAATGGCGAAAGCTCGACGGTCGGAACCGCCTGCCGGAGGTCATCAGCGGGGTTGAGTTCCGCGACGGCGTCCGCCACAGTCAAGCTGCCGCCTGA
- a CDS encoding Transposase: MSETTISTLPDPSGFSPDPLTDLIREGARKLIEQAVEGELATLLAAFAEERLDDGRARLVRHGHLPEREILTGIGPVAVKVPRVRDRKPGAERISFTPSILPRYLRKAKSVEELLPWLYLKGVSTGDFGEALAALLGRGAKGLSGPDAKGLSAKTVTRLKANWWSEYEAWEKRDLGPRRFSSASGPTVSTSSRAWPRKSNAFWSSSGRMNTAGRNCWP, encoded by the coding sequence ATGTCGGAGACTACCATCAGCACGCTGCCCGATCCATCGGGGTTTTCGCCGGATCCGTTGACGGACCTCATCCGAGAGGGTGCGCGCAAGCTGATCGAACAGGCGGTTGAGGGCGAGCTGGCGACGCTCCTCGCCGCGTTCGCTGAGGAAAGGCTCGATGACGGCCGGGCCAGGCTCGTGCGGCACGGACATTTGCCGGAACGCGAAATCCTGACCGGGATCGGTCCGGTCGCCGTGAAGGTGCCGCGGGTGCGGGATCGCAAGCCGGGAGCGGAGAGGATCTCCTTCACGCCCAGCATCCTGCCGCGCTACCTGCGCAAGGCCAAATCGGTCGAGGAACTGCTGCCCTGGCTCTACCTCAAGGGGGTCTCCACCGGCGATTTTGGCGAGGCGCTGGCCGCCCTGCTGGGGCGAGGCGCCAAGGGCCTGTCGGGGCCAGACGCCAAGGGCCTGTCGGCCAAGACCGTCACCCGCCTGAAAGCCAACTGGTGGTCCGAATACGAGGCTTGGGAAAAGCGCGACCTCGGACCCCGGCGGTTCTCCTCTGCATCTGGGCCGACGGTGTCTACTTCAAGCCGCGCATGGCCGAGGAAAAGCAATGCGTTCTGGTCATCGTCGGGGCGGATGAATACGGCCGGAAGGAACTGCTGGCCATGA
- the axeA1 gene encoding Acetylxylan esterase precursor, translating into MAQTRTLPAWRKLTALAFCLTAGVTEAQAPNDPVLTERATHGHSLRALAPLAPSDTIGDILARPEFEGYARRLLPWADRAYDADMPISRMAQLLPYHGEVRSDVVLAGLNRILAAQQAGVPVFHEIYSEAERNETPSLNEAGLFFFPGQPGAPVALIAPGGGFSYVGSVHEGFPYAMALADQGFNAFVVTYRTGQGGRVATSDMARAIDVIMDAAGDLDVAREGYSVWGSSAGARMAAFIGSHGPDGFGAQTTLRPATVVMAYTSHGDRAVTEPPTYAIVGARDRIAPPGNMSPRVASLRASGTDVAFRIVPGVGHGFGAGQGTQAEGWILDAAAFWQDHLPADVSRPMEDAR; encoded by the coding sequence ATGGCACAGACCCGCACCCTTCCGGCGTGGCGCAAGTTGACCGCTCTGGCGTTCTGTCTGACGGCTGGCGTCACGGAGGCCCAGGCGCCGAATGATCCGGTCCTGACGGAGCGTGCCACACACGGGCACAGCCTGCGGGCCCTGGCCCCGCTTGCCCCGAGCGACACGATTGGCGATATTCTGGCCCGCCCCGAATTCGAGGGTTACGCGCGGCGTCTGTTGCCCTGGGCCGACCGGGCCTATGACGCGGATATGCCGATCTCGCGGATGGCGCAGCTGCTGCCCTATCACGGCGAGGTGCGCAGCGACGTCGTCCTGGCGGGGCTCAACCGCATCCTGGCGGCGCAGCAGGCGGGTGTGCCGGTCTTTCACGAAATCTACTCCGAGGCCGAGCGAAACGAGACGCCGTCCCTGAACGAGGCCGGCCTGTTCTTCTTTCCGGGTCAGCCGGGCGCACCTGTCGCGCTGATCGCACCGGGGGGCGGGTTCTCCTATGTCGGGTCCGTGCACGAAGGATTTCCCTACGCGATGGCCCTCGCCGATCAGGGCTTCAACGCCTTTGTCGTGACCTATCGCACGGGTCAGGGCGGCCGCGTCGCCACCTCGGACATGGCGCGGGCCATCGACGTGATCATGGACGCGGCCGGTGATCTGGACGTGGCGCGCGAGGGCTATTCCGTCTGGGGCAGTTCCGCCGGTGCCCGCATGGCCGCCTTCATCGGGTCGCACGGTCCTGATGGGTTCGGCGCACAAACGACCCTGCGACCGGCAACCGTTGTCATGGCCTACACGTCCCATGGCGACCGGGCCGTTACCGAGCCGCCGACCTATGCCATCGTCGGCGCCCGCGACCGGATCGCACCGCCAGGCAACATGAGCCCGAGGGTCGCGTCCCTTCGCGCGTCGGGCACGGATGTGGCTTTCCGCATCGTGCCCGGTGTGGGCCACGGCTTCGGCGCGGGCCAGGGCACGCAGGCCGAAGGGTGGATCCTGGATGCCGCGGCCTTCTGGCAAGATCACCTGCCTGCGGACGTTTCGAGACCGATGGAGGACGCGCGATGA
- a CDS encoding Alpha/beta hydrolase family protein — MTIHTLLLTATASLGFAAAALAFEPLTIIDQGSFSAGGTVLTEPGTFDNKSPMSTAGQTFHGDHAYAFYQVPETPRALPLLLWHGAFQSGKSWETTADGREGFQTLMLRRHFPVYTIDQPRRGRAGNSTVAAEVRPTNFDQLYFDMFRIGQWPAYFDGVQFDESEATLDEFLRSVTPNTGAFDVDVVSDGVSALVEEIGPSILVTHSQAGGPGWLTAIKNPNVKAVISYEPGSGYVFPEDEMPAPMTGSAGTLEPVAIPDEDFAKLTQIPIVVYYGDNIPEQPTDDFGLDNWRTRLAMARLWVAAINAHGGDATLVHLPEIGITGNTHFIFSDTNNAQIADLAAEWIEEKGLGGLAE, encoded by the coding sequence ATGACCATTCACACCCTCCTGCTGACCGCCACTGCAAGCCTGGGGTTCGCCGCCGCGGCGCTGGCCTTCGAGCCATTGACGATCATCGATCAGGGCAGTTTCAGCGCGGGTGGCACGGTTCTGACCGAACCGGGCACTTTCGACAACAAGTCCCCGATGTCGACCGCCGGTCAGACCTTCCACGGCGATCATGCCTATGCCTTCTACCAGGTGCCCGAGACCCCGCGCGCCCTGCCTTTGCTGCTGTGGCACGGGGCGTTCCAGTCGGGCAAGAGCTGGGAGACCACGGCGGATGGCCGCGAAGGGTTCCAGACCCTCATGTTGCGTCGCCACTTCCCGGTCTACACCATCGACCAGCCGCGCCGTGGCCGCGCCGGCAACAGCACCGTGGCAGCCGAAGTGCGGCCCACGAACTTCGACCAGCTCTATTTCGACATGTTCCGCATCGGCCAGTGGCCGGCCTATTTCGACGGGGTTCAGTTCGATGAGAGCGAGGCAACGCTGGACGAGTTCCTGCGCTCGGTGACGCCGAACACCGGGGCGTTCGACGTGGATGTGGTCAGCGATGGTGTCTCGGCGCTGGTGGAGGAGATCGGCCCCTCGATCCTCGTGACCCACTCGCAGGCGGGCGGCCCCGGCTGGCTGACCGCGATCAAGAACCCGAACGTGAAGGCCGTGATCTCCTACGAGCCGGGCAGCGGATATGTCTTCCCCGAGGATGAGATGCCCGCGCCGATGACCGGATCCGCGGGCACGCTGGAACCTGTCGCGATCCCGGACGAGGATTTCGCCAAGCTGACGCAGATCCCGATCGTGGTCTACTACGGCGACAACATCCCCGAACAGCCGACGGATGATTTCGGTCTGGACAACTGGCGGACGCGTCTGGCGATGGCCCGTCTGTGGGTCGCGGCCATCAACGCGCATGGCGGCGACGCCACGCTGGTGCACCTGCCCGAGATCGGCATCACCGGCAACACCCACTTCATCTTCTCGGATACCAACAATGCGCAGATCGCGGATCTGGCGGCGGAATGGATCGAGGAAAAAGGGTTGGGCGGTCTGGCCGAATAA
- the dmlR_4 gene encoding D-malate degradation protein R, with amino-acid sequence MRRTFNELYAFTVVARHRSFTRAAAHLGMSQSALSQTVKNLEESLGVRLLTRSTRSVSPTEAGERLLSRLGPQFDEMEDALEALNSDRETPRGTIRISAGEHPAIAVLQPKLAAFLEDYPDIVVEIGVDGGMIDIVAESFDAGVRLGQQVAKDMIAVRISADIRMCMVATPGYLQKHGTPKAPEDLTDHRCINTRLPTHNGVFAWELEKDGQETRVRVEGPATFNNLPLRLACALDGIGIGYLPFDRAEPHLKAGQLLPVLEDWWPVWEGYHLYYPNRRQMSPAFRLLIDHLRHRG; translated from the coding sequence ATGCGCCGGACCTTCAACGAACTTTATGCCTTCACCGTCGTGGCCCGGCACCGCAGCTTCACGCGCGCGGCTGCCCATCTGGGAATGTCGCAATCGGCGTTGTCGCAAACCGTCAAGAACCTTGAGGAATCCCTGGGTGTACGGCTGCTGACCCGCTCGACGCGCAGCGTCTCGCCGACCGAGGCGGGGGAACGGCTGCTGTCCCGGCTGGGGCCGCAGTTCGACGAGATGGAAGATGCGCTGGAGGCGCTGAATTCTGACCGAGAGACCCCGCGCGGCACGATCAGGATCAGCGCGGGCGAACATCCGGCCATTGCCGTTTTGCAACCGAAGCTGGCGGCTTTTCTGGAAGACTATCCCGATATCGTGGTTGAAATCGGCGTCGATGGCGGGATGATCGACATCGTGGCCGAAAGTTTCGATGCCGGTGTGCGGCTGGGTCAGCAGGTCGCCAAGGACATGATCGCGGTGCGCATCAGTGCCGATATCCGCATGTGCATGGTCGCCACCCCCGGCTACCTGCAAAAGCACGGCACGCCGAAGGCCCCGGAAGACCTCACGGATCATCGCTGCATCAACACGCGCCTGCCCACCCATAACGGGGTGTTCGCGTGGGAGCTGGAGAAGGACGGCCAGGAAACCCGCGTCCGCGTCGAAGGGCCCGCGACCTTCAACAACCTGCCGCTGCGGCTGGCCTGTGCGCTGGACGGCATCGGCATCGGCTACCTGCCGTTCGATCGCGCCGAACCCCACCTGAAGGCCGGACAGCTGTTGCCCGTGCTGGAAGACTGGTGGCCGGTCTGGGAAGGCTATCACCTCTATTATCCCAACCGGCGCCAGATGAGCCCGGCTTTCCGGTTGCTGATAGATCACCTGCGCCACAGGGGATGA